TGAAGCACCCGCACGCCCTCGGTGATCGCCGCCGTGTCCCAGCGGGAACGGTCCTGTTCGGCCAGCGGGACCAGGTCCCCGTCCGGTGTGGTCCGCGCGGCGCGGCGTGCGTGGTGGAGCAGCATCAGCGCGAGCAGCCCCGCCACCTCGGGGTGGTCGATCGCCGCCGCGAGCCGGCGGGTGAGCCGGATGGCCTCGGCGGCGAGGTCGACGTCGCCCGAGTACCCCTCGTTGAAGACCAGATAGAGCACGCGCAGCACGGTGGCGACATCGCCCGGCCGGTCGAACCGTACGCCGGAGACCGTGCGCTTGGCCCGGCTGACCCGCTGCGCCATGGTCGCCTCGGGTACCAGATACGCCCGCGCGATCTGACGTGTCGTCAGCCCGCCGACGGCGCGCAGCGTGAGCGCGACGGCCGACGACGGGGTCAGGGACGGGTGGGCGCACAGGAAGTAGAGCTGGAGCGTGTCGTCCGCGGCGGGCGCGGGGCCCGGCGGCGGCTCCTCGTCGGCGAGGCCCTCGCGCCGCCGCCGGGCGGTGTCCGACCGGGTCGCGTCGAGGAAGCGCCGCCAGGCCACCGTCACCAGCCAGCCCTTCGGGTCCCTCGGCGTCCCGGCCGGCCACACCCGCACGGCCTCCACCAGCGCGTCCTGTACGGCGTCCTCGGCCGCCGCGAAGTCGGCTCCCCGGCGGACGAGGACAGCGAGGACGCCCGGCGTGAGGCTGCGGAGCAGCTCCTCGTCCCACGCCGGGTCGGTGGCCGACGCCGGGCGCGTGGCCCGGTCGGTGGCCGGGGGGTGCGTGGCCGACTCGTACGCCGGGTTCGGTGCCTGGTCGGACGGTGGCTCCGGCGGCGGGTCCCGTCGTGGCTCCGGCGGCGGATTCATCGCGTGCGTCACTCCGTGATGGTGGGCGACACGCCGTAGAACGGGCGCAGTTCGAGCCACTCGTGGATCGGCTTTCCGCCCGCGCCCGGGGCCGCCGACAGCTCCCCCGCCAGCTCGACGGCCCGCTCCCGGGTGTCGACGTCGATCACCATCCAGCCCGCGATGAGGTCCTTGGTCTCGGCGAACGGGCCGTCGGTCACCGGTGGGCGGCCCTCGCCGTCGTACCGGACGAACATCCCCTCCGGCGAGAGCGCCTGGCCGTCGACGAACTCGCCGGTCTCCCGCAGCCGGTCGGCGAAGTCGTCCATGTAGCGCAGGTGGTCCGAGATCTCCTCCGGCGTCCAGCGGTCCATGGGGACGTCGTTGACGGCGGCCGGGGCGCCTCGGTAGTGCTTGAGCAGCAGGTACTTGGCCATGATGTGTGTCTCCTCGGTGAGGTGCGGCCCATTGTGGTCGCGTTCCGGTCGCGTGCTGGTCGCGTTCACTACGGGGACGGAACCGGCTCCGCGTTCTCGACATCGCCGCGACAAGTTTTTCTCGCGGGTTCTCGCGGGTTCTCGCGGGTTCTCCGCATGCCTGCGGGGGTTCTGTGGTCGGCTACAGGCGGATCACGACGAGAGCGATGTCGTCGCCGGCGCCGGCGGTCAGGTGGAGACGTTGCAGGACCCGGTCGGCCACTTCCTCCGGGGGGAGATCCACGCAGGTGGCGAGCGCATTCGTGAGGCGGCCGAGCCCGGCGTCGATGTCCTCGCCCCGGCGCTCGATCAGGCCGTCGGTGTAGAGGACGAGGGTGTCGCCCGGGGCGTAGCTGGTGCCTGCCTGGGGGCGGACCACGTGTTCGGGCCGGGCGCCGAGGGGCGGGTCGGTGGCCTGGTCGAGGAGTTCGCAGGTGCTGTCGTGGTGCAGCAGGACCGGCGGCGGGTGCCCGGCGCTGCTGTACGTGACGAGGCGGCTGCGGGTGTCCACCAGCGCGGTGACGGCGGTGGTGGACAGGGCGCCGTCGAGGGAGCGGGCGTAGAGGCCGAGGATCTCCAGGGCCTGCGCGGGCCCGGGGACGGCGCGGCTGACGGCGGACAGCGCGCTGCGGAGCATGCCCATGACGGTGGCGGCCTCAAGTCCGTGGCCGACGACGTCACCCACGGCGACGGAGAACCGCCCGTCGCTGAGGTCGACGGTGTCGTACCAGTCGCCGCACACGTTGAGCGAGCCGATCGCCGGCAGATAGCGCACGGCGATGTCCGGGTGATGGGCCAGGTCGGGCGAGTGGAGCATCGCCTCCTGGAGGGTGACGGCGACCTGCCGCTCCCGGCCGTGGGCGAGCCGCAGCTCGTCGTTGAGCCGCTGGAGTTCGCGGGCGCGCGCGTACAGCTCGGACTCCATGCCCTCCTCGCGTGCGGTCAGCTCCCCGCCGACGACATGGCGGAAGCGGCGGGAGCGGACGAAGGCGGTGACGTCCTCGGCACGGTGGATGATGCAGGTCACGCCGCCGTCGGAGTCGGTGACCGGGGTGTTCACCGGGGACCACCAGTGTTCGGCGAACCGCTCCGGACGCTCCGGGTCCGGGACGTCGTAACGCTGGAGCGCCATCGTGTCGGGCTCGCCGGTGGCGAGGACGCGGTCGAACGAGGCCGACAGATTCCGTACGCCGTCGGCCTCGGGGTCGCCGGGGTTGTCGGGGAACGCGTCGAAGATGAAGTTGCCCAGCAGGTCGTTCCGGCGCAGGCCGGTGGCCCGCAGATACGCCTCGTTGACGTCGATGATCATGAGCTGTGTGTCGAGCACCAGGTACGGGCTCGGCGAGGCGGCGAACAGATCGCTGTAGTCGATCTCCGGCATGACCGTCGCTCCAGACCCGCCCCGTCGTCCCGCGCGTGACCTCTTGCCCGACTTGTCGCGTTTCTTGTTTCGACGTTTCCAGCGCTTCCAACGCTTCCAACGCTTCCAACGCTTCCAACGTACGAGCATCCGTCCCGCCGTGCGCGCCCGGCGGGCGGGCGCCGGGACGTTCCGCTGGTCAGGTACGGCCTAGGCGAGGGCGCGGAGGCGGCGGGATTCGAGGACGGTGGCGAGTGCGTAGGCCCCGCCGCCCGCGAGTGTGAGGACCCAGAAGAGCGCGGGGGTGCCGAGGAGGAGGGCCGCCGTGGAGATCAGGGCGAGCCAGACGCCGAGGCCGTAGTGGAGCGGATTGCGGCGTACGGCGCCTTCGGCGAGGTAGAGCAGGCCCACGACGAGGCCCGACCCCGTGGGCCAGAGCACGGACTGGAGGCCGGGCATGCCGAGGCTGTTCGTCAGGCCGGTGATGGCGAGGAACAGCGCGGCGAAGCCGACGATCCAGGAGGCGCCGAGCATCTTGCCGACGAGGATGTCCGGCCCGGTGGCGGCGCGCTGGGCGCGGGCGGCGGCGAGGGTCGCACTGACGGTGCCGGCCGCGAGTCCCGCGCCGAGGAGCGCGGTGGGCAGCCAGCCGGGCAGGTCGAGCAGTGGGGTGGCGCCCTGGGAGAGCGCGGAGGCGCCGTGGCCGAGGACGTACGCGAGGCCGAAGCTCGCGTAGGTCGCGCGGTTGTCGACCTCGACGGCCGGGCGATGCGGCGCGACGGCGGGGGCAGGGATGGGGGTGGCGTTCGGGGCGGGGATGGTGAGGGACAGAGACATGGTGGGTCCTCCGGGTTCTGGGGCGTATGTTTACGGGCGTAAAGTCAGGTGTTCTGCCTGGCGGGGCCGGTCGAGATGGGACAGCGCGGCCACGAAGGGCCGTACGCGAGTGGCGGGCAGCGGCGAGATGCGGGAGTTGGCGCGCTGGTGCGCGAGTCCGTGCAGGCCGAGCCAGAGGGCTGACGCGTCGGCCGCCGGATCGGTGCTGGCCGAGCGGCCCGCGTTCACACAGTCGGCGAGCGCCCCGGCCAGGATGTTCAGGGCTTCCGCGCCGCGCGGGGCCCGCCGGTCGGCGCCGCTTCCGCCGCATCCGGGGTGGCCGGGGGGTTCGCCGTACATGGCGCGGTAGCGCTCGGGGCGGGCGGCGGCGTAGTCGAGATAGGCGAGGCAGGCGGCGTACAGACGGTCCTCGGCGCCTTCGGCGGCATCGAGAGCGACGTCGGGGTCGTTGCCCGGGTCGTCGTCGGGGTCTTCTTCGGGGTCTTCTTCGGGCTCGTCGTCGGCCACCGGGGCGACGGCTGCCCGGAGCCGGCCGGTCAGTTCGCCGAACGCCTCGTGGACGAGGGCGCGCATCAGGGCCGGGAGGTCGGGGAAGTGCGGGTAGATCGAGGGAGCGGTGATCCCGGCCCGGCGGGCCACGGCGCGCAGGGTGACGGCGCGTGCGCCGCCCCGGTCGAGCAGGTCGGTCGCGGCGGCCAGGATGTCGGCGCGCAGCTGGCTGCCTTCTCCCCGGCGGTTGCGGGGGCGGGCGGTCCGGGGCGCGGGCGCCCGGCCGGCGGTCGCGGCGGTAGCGGTAGCAGAGGCCGTGGCGGTAGCCGTGTCCGTGGCGGCGGGCTCCCCGCGTACGGCCGCAGGCACGGACCGGCCCGCCGCCTCACGCACCGCCGCCCGCGTCCATGCCGACGTCCATGCCCGTGCCCGTGCCCGCGCCCGCGCCCGTGCCCGCGTCCTCGTCCGGGACGAGGACGACCTTGCCCGCGACCGTCCGCGACTCCGCCAGCTCCAGCGCCGACGCCGCCTCGGACAGCGGGAACCGCCCGGCGATCTGCGCGGTGAGCACCCCGGCGGAGAGCAGCCCCAGCACCCGCGTCAGGTCCTCGCTCAGCCGGCGGCGGAAGGTCTCCGGGCGGCGGCGGCCCGCCCAGAAGTTGTAGAAGTACGCGCTCCGGCCGTTGGGCAGGGCGTTCCAGGCCAGCAGCCGTGCGAACACCTTCAGCACCGGCAGCTGCGAGTTGCCTTCCTCGTCCTTGGTGGCGGCGGTGCCGTACGAGACGAGAGTTCCGCCGGTCCGGAGCAGCCGCCACGACTCGACCAGCCCGGCGCCGCCGACGTGGTCGAAGACCGCGTCCACGCCGCCCGGCGCGATCTCGGCGATCCTGCGGTACATCTCCGGGTCGCGGTAGTCGACCGGGATCGCGCCCAGCTCCCGCAGCGTGGCGTGGTGGCGGGGCGCGGCGGTGCCGATGACCGTGATCCCGGCGTGCCGGGCGAGCTGGACGAGGGTGGAGCCGACACCACCGTTGGCGCCCAGCACCACGACGGTCCCGCCCGAGCGGACCTTGGCCTTGCGGTGGAGCATCTGCCAGGCCGTGATGCCGTTGACGAGTACGGTCTCCGCCGCTGCCGCGTCCACGTCGTCGGGCACGGCCACCAGGTCGGCCGCGTCGAGCAGCAGATGTCCGGCCCAGGCGCCGGTCTTGGTGACGGCGGCGAAGCGGCGGCCGGTCAGCGCGGGGTCCACGCCGGGGCCGGCGGCCGTCACCGTACCGACCACGTCGTAGCCGGGTACGAAGGGGAAGGCCGGCTGGTCGTAGTACTTGCCCCGGCGCATCTGCTGCTCGGCGAACGAGACGCCCGTCGCGTCCATCCGCAGCACGACCTGGCCCTCGGCGGGCGCCGGCAGCTCACGGGTGTGGACGACGAGGCCGCGCGGCTCGACCTTGCCCGGAAGGACGATCTCGGTGGTGAGGGTGGTGACGGCGCTGGTCATGACGGTCTCCTTGGGGCTGCGCTCGTTTGCTTACGTTCGTAAGGCTACAGCCGTTCAGTCAGGCCGCACAAGCGGAACCGCCGACGGGTCCAAAGTAAACTTCGCGGCGTAAGGTGACAGGTGTGAAGAACACCGGTGGGAAGAACGGCAGTGTGAATATCAGCGGCACGGGGCACAGCGACGCGGGGGACGGCGGCACGGGCCACGACGGCGCGGAGAACAGCGGCGCGGAGAATAGCGGCAGCGGCAGCGGCAGCGGCACGCCGACCCGGGGCAGCCGCGCGGCGGACACACCCGCACCCGCGCCGAAACCGGCCCGCGCCCGCAACCGCCGGGGCGAGGGTGGCCGTCTGCGCGAGGAGATCGTCGACGCGGCGGCGGAACTGCTCGACGAGGCGGGCGACGAGCGCGCCATCACCCTGCGCTCGGTCGCCCGGCGGGTCGGCATCGCCGCCCCCTCGATCTACCCGCACTTCCCCGACCAGCCGGCCATCATGCTGGCCGTCGTCCGGCGGGAGTTCGTGGAGCTGGAGCGCGGTCTGCGCGCCGGCGTGGAGGCGGCCGGTGACGATCCCCGGCAGCGCCTGTACGCGGGCTGCACCACGTATCTCGACTTCGCCCGGCTCCATCCGGAGCGCTACCGGACCATGTTCGGCGGGCTCTGGGTGCCGACCCTGGGCGAGAGTTCAGTGACGGAGGAGGAGCTGACCTCGCTCGGTGCGGCGAGCCTGGGGATCCTGAGCGACCTGCTCGCCGCCTGTGTCGCGGCGGGGCAGGCCACCAGCACCGATGTCGCGGGCGACGCCGTCGCGCTGTGGCTGGGGCTGCACGGCCTGGCGCATCAGCGGGCCGTGACCGCCGCGTTCCCCTGGCCGCCGGACATCGCCGACCGCATCATCAGGGCGCTCGCCCATCTGAAGGACTGACGGGCGACGGCCCTGGGGCCGGCCCCGGCCGTCGGCCCGCCCCGCCTCGCCCGGTGTCCGCACACGTACGCCCCGGAGCGCGGCGCGACGCGAGACCACGCGAGGCGAGGTCAGGCAGCACGATGTCGGGCAACGCGACGCGTGACGACGCGATGCGATGCGCGCTCCGGGGCGTACGAGTGATCCGTCCTGGTGTCAGCCCACGATCGTGGTGCTGAGCGGGGCGGTTCCCGCCGTACGGGCGAACCCGCCGGCGAAGTAGCGCTCGACCGCGGACTTCTCGGACGCGTTCGGGTACGCGTTCGTGCACGAGGTCCCCGCCGTGGAACCGGACATCAGGCTGGTGCAGGGGCCGGGCTTGATGTCCGGCAGGCCCAGGATGTGGCCCAGTTCGTGGGACGAGATGCGGGTGGTGTTGTGCCCCTCGGTCACCGCGAGGCGCCCGATCCAGACCGTGCCGTTGCCGAGCGAGGTGGTCTGGGCGCGGGGCCAGCCGTTGTCCGCCAGGACGCGGATGTTGGCGCGCTGGCCGGACGCGACCGGGCGCAGCTCGACGTTGGCGACGCTCTCGTTCCATATCGCCGCGCCCCGGTCGACGGCGGACCGGAACTCGGCCGCGCCGCTGGCGTCGTACGTGACCACGCGCGCCGCCGCGGCCCGGTCGGCGGCCGGAGCCTGGGACGGGGCCGGCGCGGCCGTGGCCTGGCCGCCCATCAGGGAGAACGTCACAGCGAGGGCGGCGACGAGCCCGCCGGTCACCTTACGAATGTGCATGGTGGACCTCCTTGCGAAGAGAAAGACGTGGACATGACACGAAGTTCCCCTGCTCACTGCCCAACCCGGACGGACACCAATCCGTCAATCCGGCCACCACAAAAGGCAGTTCGTTCCCCGTAGGCCGCGCCGTACGCCACTCCGTACGCCGCTCCGTACGTGCCCCCGTGCGTCAGCCCGTCCGTCAGTCCTCGCGTGGCGCCGAGGACTCCTGGGTCCCCGAAGCGGCGGCGGCGGCCGAGTTCGGGGAGAAGTAGCGGTTCGCGGCCGGCAGGAACATCAGCACGACCGCGACAGCCACCAGCAGAAGAGGGCTCGCGGCGTCGATCAGCTCGCGGAGGACGCCGCCCGCCGACCCCGATCCGCCGCTGTTCATGCTCATGATGTCGGCGACGGAGACCAGCAGCAGGGCGCTCGTGATCGTCAGCACGATCCGCGCCCACTTGTGCCCCCGGCGCATCTGGAACACGAAGAACAGGAACAGCCCGCTGGTGACCACCGTGAAACCGGCGGACAGGGCCATCTGCCGTGTCGCGCCGTCCGCGCCCATCTCCTGGCGCATGTCGTCCCATCCCGTCGGGGCGATGACGAACGTACCGAGCACCCACATCACCAGGTCCGCCACGATCGCCACCAGGAAGACCACGAAGGCCGCCTCGACTTCCCTGGGACGCCCGACCCGATTCGCCGCCACGCTCATGGTCCGTGTCCGCCTCTGCTGCTCGTCCGGTGGAGGGTTGCGCGCCAGGAGAGACGGCGGACACCTCCCGACGGTTGCCCCTGTTCCCGCCCGTGACGGAGCGTGAGAAGACGCGGGGACGACGGGCGCGGACGCGGGACGACGTGCGGAGACGTACGGAGACGTGGGCCACATCCGTCCGAAGCGGAATGAGCGGAGGACAGGCGAGCGTTGGCGACCGACAGACACGCCCTCGCGAGGAAACCGACGCACCCGACGCACCTGCCCGACCCACCGCCCCCACCGCCCCCGAGGAACAGGACACGCCGTGACAGACGCGCTCACCCCCCGCCCGCAAGCGGCGGACACCCTCGCCCGGCCCTTCTCGGTCCGTGGGCTCACCACACGCAACCGGATCGCCATGGCACCCATGACCCGGAAGTTCTCGCCGAACGGCGTACCGGGCCAGGACGTGGCGGACTACTACACCCGGCGCGCCGACAGCGACGTGGGACTGATCATCACCGAGGGCACCTACGTCGGCCACGAGTCCGCCGGTACGAGCGACCAGGTTCCGAGGTTCCACGGCGCGGACGCGCTCGCCGGGTGGGCGAACGTCGTGGACTCCGTACACCGGGCGGGCGGCGTGATCATCCCGCAGCTCTGGCATGTGGGCGTCACACGCGAGGAGGGCGCGCCGCCGGTCCTGGAGGCGGAGCCGGTCGGCCCCTCCGGCGTGTCGCTGTCGGGCGAGCCCAAAGGCCGCGCCATGACGGCCAAGGATCTGGACGATGTCATCGGCGCGTTCGCGGACGGGGCCGCCGCCGCCGAACGGCTGGGCTTCGACGGGGTCGAACTGCACGGCGCGCACGGCTACTTGATCGACCAGTTCCTGTGGGCCGGGAGCAACCGCCGTACCGACGCGTACGGCGGTGACCTCGTCTCGCGGACCCGTTTCGCGGCCGAGATCGTGGCCGCCGTGCGCGCGGTCGTGTCGGACTCCTTCCCGCTCTTCCTGCGGCTGTCGCAGTGGAAGATGGGCAGTTACGACGCGAAGCTCGCCCGGACGCCCGCCGAACTCGACGCCCTGCTGACGCCGCTGGCCGAGGCCGGGGTCGACGTCTTCCACGCGTCGACGCGCCGCTACTGGCTGCCGGAGTTCGAGGACTCCGACCTGAACTTCGCCGGGTGGGTCAAGAAACTCAGCAGCCGGCCGACGCTCACCGTCGGCTCGGTCGGCCTGGACGGCGAGTTCCTCGGCGCCTTCCAGGGCAACGACTCCGCCGTCACGCCCATCGACCGGTTGCTGGAGCGGATGGAGCGCGACGAGTTCGACATGGTGGCCGTCGGCCGGGCGCTGATCGCCGACCCCGAGTGGGCGGCGAAGGTCCTGGGCGGACGCGGCGGGGACGTGACACCCTTCCGCGCGGAGATGCTGAAGACCCTGCGCTGACGCCCCGCGTACGCGCGTCCGTCCACCCGCACCCGCACCCGCGATCCCGGAGCCTGGGCCACCGGGATCGCGGAACGGGCTGTCGGAATGCGCCGGCGGGGCGCGGTGTTCTGACCTCCATGAGCCCCGAGGCAGGCGACGGACACGGGTCCGCACGCGCGCGGCTGATCGCCGAGCGTGCCGACACGCAGGCCCGGATCGCCGCGCTGGAGCGGGATTTCGACGCGATTGTGCAGGCCAACGCCCTGGTGGCGGTGGACGACGAGCACGACCCCGACGGGTCGAGCACCGCCTTCGAACGCGCCCACGTCGCCTCCCTGCTGGCACAGGCGCGCGAGCAGGTGACCGGCCTGGACCAGGCACTGGAACGGCTGGACCGAAACGACTACGGGCGCTGCGAGGTGTGCGGCGAGCCGATCCCCGCCGAGCGGCTGGAGGTACGGCCGGCGGCCCGTACGTGCGTACGCTGCGCCGGGTCCCCGCCGCGCTCCGCAAAGGGAGGCGGGGGTGGGGGCCGTACAACCTGACTGGACGGGGGCCGTACGGCCTGACCGAGGCCGTACGCGGCAACCGGCACCGCCCACCCCCTCGCCGCCGCCCCCGCTTCGCTCCCTCGACGCCCCTCGACGCCCGTCGCCGCCCGGTCCAAGGAACCGCCCTCGTTGGAGTGACGTTTCGCCCCGCCCGCGCACCCGTCGAGTAGACCTTCGTTGGTCCTGTCCGGCACTCGACATCCCGGCGGAGAAACATCGTGTCTCGTCTGGCCCACTGGTGTTTCCTGCACCGCCGCCTCGTGGTGGCCCTCTGGCTCGTACTCCTCGTCGCCACCGTCGCGGCCGACCGGTCACTCGGCAGCAAGTACAACGAGAGCGCCAGCCTGCCGGGCACCGACGCACAGGCCGCCGTGACCCTCCTCACCGACAACTTCCCCGCCGCGTCCGGCGAGAGCGACCAGATCGTCATCGAGGCCACCGGCGGCGCCACCGTACGGTCCGACTCGGTACGGACACCGGTCACGGACGCCCTCACCAAGGTCGCCGCCCTCCCCGGCATCGCCTCGGTCGTCAGCCCCTACAGCCCGCGCGGCGCGGCGCAGATCAGCAAGGACGGCACGATCGCCTTCGCCGACGTGAGCTGGAAGATGAAGGCCGCCGACGTCACGAAGTCCGACGCCCGCAAGCTGATCGACGCCGCCGAGACCGCCGAGGGGCCGAACGTCCGTATCTCGCTCGGCGGTCAGTCCATCAGCAACGAGGAGAACGCCGGCCCCGGCCTGTCCGTCGCCGTGGGCGCCGTCGCCGCGCTGGTCATTCTGCTGATCGTCTTCGGCGGCGCGCTTCTCGCCTCGCTGATGCCGCTGGTGACGGCGGCCGTCGCGCTGCTCATCGGCACGTCCGTCATCAGCCTGCTGTCGCACGTCATGGACACCCCGAGCGTCTCCAGCGACCTCGCCGTCCTCATCGGGCTCGGCGTCGGCATCGACTACGGCCTGTTCATCATCAGCCGCCACCGCAGCGCCGTGAAGTCCGGCCTGCCGTACGGAAAGGCGACGGAGCAGGCGGTCAACACGTCCGGCCGGACGGTGCTGTTCGCGGGGATCACCGTATGCATCGCGCTGCTCGGGCAGTTCGCGCTGGGCATCGACTTCCTGTACGGCCTGTCGGCGGCGTCCGCGCTCACCGTGGCCCTGACCATGGCCAGTTCGCTGACCTTCCTGCCCGCCATGCTCGGCTTCCTCGGCCCGAAGACCCTCTCCCGCCGCGAGCGCCGCGCCCACAAGGAGAAGGGGCCCGTCGCCGACGACGCGCACGGGTTCTGGCTGCGCTGGGCGTCCTTGGTGGAACGGCGCCGGGTCCCGGTCGCCCTGGGCGCGCTCGTCCTGGTGGTCGTGGTGGCGCTCCCGCTGTTCTGGCTGCGGCTCGGTTCCTCCGGGGCCGCGAACGACCCGATCGGCTCCCACACCCAGCGGGCGTACACCACCCTGGCCAAGGGGTTCGGCCCCGGCTACAACGGGCCTTTCCAGCTGGTCAGCGAGATCAACTCACCTAACGACACACAGGCGTTCGCCGCGTTCCTCGCCGCCGCCGCCAAGACACCCGGGGTGGTTTCGGTGACCCCGCCGACCACCTCGCCCAACGGCAAGGTCGCGCTCGCCATCCTCTACCCGAGCACCGGTCCGGGCTCCGCGCGGACCGTCACCCTCGTGGGCACCATCCGCGATCTGGCGCCGAAGGCGGAGGGGCCCGGCCATCCCCCGGTCCATGTCGGCGGGGAGACACCCACCAACATCGACTTCTCGCGGGTGCTGAGCGAGAAGCTGCCGCTGTTCATCGCCGTCGTCGTCATCCTGGCGTTCCTGCTGCTGATGGCGGTGTTCCGGAGTCTGCTGATTCCGCTGGTGGCGGCCGTGATGAACCTGCTGTCCGTCGGCGCCGCGCTCGGCGCGCTCTGCGCCGTCTTCACCTGGGGCTGGGGCCTCTCGGTGCTTCATGTGCCGGTCGCGGGGCCGGTCGACGCGTTCATCCCCGTGCTGCTGTTCTCGGTGCTGTTCGGGCTCTCGATGGACTACGAGGTGTATCTGGTCAGCCGTATGCAGGAGGAGTGGCGCCACCGGCGCGGCGCCCCGGCACACGACATCCCGACACACGACGCCGACCGGGCCGGCCAGGCACACCGGGCCGGCGAACCGCCCTCGGACCGCGTACGTGGCGACCACCCGCCCGCCGACCCGGTCCGCTCCAATCACCCGCCCGCCGATCCGGTCCGCTCCAACCACCTGGCGGTGACGCACGGTCAGGCGAAGACCGGGCGGGTCATCGCGGCGGCGGCCGGGATCATGATCCTGGTGTTCGGGTCGTTCCTGATCGGCGACGACCACGTACTCCAGGAGTTCGGATTCGGCCTGGCCTTCGCCGTACTCGTGGACGCCCTGATCATCCGGGGCCTGCTCGTCCCGGCCCTGATGCATCTGATCGGTCCGGCCAACTGGTTCATGCCCGCGTGGCTGCGCCGGATCGTGCCCAACCTGTCCGTGGAGGCGGCGAGAACGGGCGGCCACTGAGGGGGCGGGGCCCGCCGCTCGTCGCGATACGGGCCCCGCCCCCACCAGTTCCTTCTAGCCTTCTTCCGCCTCTTCGCCCGCCTCGTCCTCGTCGCCCTCGAAGAAGTCGCCCACCTCGTCCACGACTTCGGCCATGACGACCCCGCCCGCGGCACCCGCGGCCAGCCCGGCCGCGCCCGCGCCCATGCCGGAGCCGTGCCCCGAGCCGTGACCGCTGTGACCGTGACCGCCGCTGTGGCCGTGCCCCTCGTACCGCGCGGCGAGCTGGTCGATCCAGCCCGTGACCACCGCGTTCCAGTCCATGCCCGCGACGTACTCGTGCCCGACCTCGTGCCGGTCCAGCGCGTCGTCCACGCCCGCGCCGCCGTGCCCGTCGCCCTCCAGGACGACCTCCGTGCCGTCCGCGCGCGCCAGGAACGTCAGCTCGATCTCGTTGAGCAGATGCGCGTACCTGGGCGCCGGGATCAGCTCGATCTCCTGGTAGAACGGCAACCGCTGCCCGCTCCCGTTGATACGCCCCAGCTCCAGGTCCGCCGACCGGAACCCGAAGCCGAGCTGCCCGAGCGCCTCCAGTACGGCCTCCTGCACCGGCAGCGGCCGTACGGCGAACGCGTCGAAGTCGCCCTTGTCCCTGGCCCCGGCGACCTCAAGTTCCGTACGTACGCCCAGAAGCACGCCGAGCGGCTCACCGTGCAGCTCGGAAACGGGCGTCTCCCACGGCACCGGCACCGCGAACGGCACCCGGTACGGCTCCTCCACCCC
Above is a window of Streptomyces sp. NBC_01498 DNA encoding:
- a CDS encoding PP2C family protein-serine/threonine phosphatase, with the protein product MPEIDYSDLFAASPSPYLVLDTQLMIIDVNEAYLRATGLRRNDLLGNFIFDAFPDNPGDPEADGVRNLSASFDRVLATGEPDTMALQRYDVPDPERPERFAEHWWSPVNTPVTDSDGGVTCIIHRAEDVTAFVRSRRFRHVVGGELTAREEGMESELYARARELQRLNDELRLAHGRERQVAVTLQEAMLHSPDLAHHPDIAVRYLPAIGSLNVCGDWYDTVDLSDGRFSVAVGDVVGHGLEAATVMGMLRSALSAVSRAVPGPAQALEILGLYARSLDGALSTTAVTALVDTRSRLVTYSSAGHPPPVLLHHDSTCELLDQATDPPLGARPEHVVRPQAGTSYAPGDTLVLYTDGLIERRGEDIDAGLGRLTNALATCVDLPPEEVADRVLQRLHLTAGAGDDIALVVIRL
- a CDS encoding RNA polymerase sigma factor, yielding MTHAMNPPPEPRRDPPPEPPSDQAPNPAYESATHPPATDRATRPASATDPAWDEELLRSLTPGVLAVLVRRGADFAAAEDAVQDALVEAVRVWPAGTPRDPKGWLVTVAWRRFLDATRSDTARRRREGLADEEPPPGPAPAADDTLQLYFLCAHPSLTPSSAVALTLRAVGGLTTRQIARAYLVPEATMAQRVSRAKRTVSGVRFDRPGDVATVLRVLYLVFNEGYSGDVDLAAEAIRLTRRLAAAIDHPEVAGLLALMLLHHARRAARTTPDGDLVPLAEQDRSRWDTAAITEGVRVLQNALARDRLGEYQAQAAIAALHADAPAAEETDWVQIVEWYDELARLTDSPIVRLNRAVAIGESDGPRAGLAALARVDATLPRHTAASAYLHERAGDLTTAARLYTEAATKAPTLPERTHLTRQAARLNARASG
- a CDS encoding ABC transporter permease, whose translation is MSLSLTIPAPNATPIPAPAVAPHRPAVEVDNRATYASFGLAYVLGHGASALSQGATPLLDLPGWLPTALLGAGLAAGTVSATLAAARAQRAATGPDILVGKMLGASWIVGFAALFLAITGLTNSLGMPGLQSVLWPTGSGLVVGLLYLAEGAVRRNPLHYGLGVWLALISTAALLLGTPALFWVLTLAGGGAYALATVLESRRLRALA
- a CDS encoding snapalysin family zinc-dependent metalloprotease is translated as MHIRKVTGGLVAALAVTFSLMGGQATAAPAPSQAPAADRAAAARVVTYDASGAAEFRSAVDRGAAIWNESVANVELRPVASGQRANIRVLADNGWPRAQTTSLGNGTVWIGRLAVTEGHNTTRISSHELGHILGLPDIKPGPCTSLMSGSTAGTSCTNAYPNASEKSAVERYFAGGFARTAGTAPLSTTIVG
- a CDS encoding medium chain dehydrogenase/reductase family protein: MTSAVTTLTTEIVLPGKVEPRGLVVHTRELPAPAEGQVVLRMDATGVSFAEQQMRRGKYYDQPAFPFVPGYDVVGTVTAAGPGVDPALTGRRFAAVTKTGAWAGHLLLDAADLVAVPDDVDAAAAETVLVNGITAWQMLHRKAKVRSGGTVVVLGANGGVGSTLVQLARHAGITVIGTAAPRHHATLRELGAIPVDYRDPEMYRRIAEIAPGGVDAVFDHVGGAGLVESWRLLRTGGTLVSYGTAATKDEEGNSQLPVLKVFARLLAWNALPNGRSAYFYNFWAGRRRPETFRRRLSEDLTRVLGLLSAGVLTAQIAGRFPLSEAASALELAESRTVAGKVVLVPDEDAGTGAGAGTGTGMDVGMDAGGGA
- a CDS encoding TetR/AcrR family transcriptional regulator: MREAAGRSVPAAVRGEPAATDTATATASATATAATAGRAPAPRTARPRNRRGEGSQLRADILAAATDLLDRGGARAVTLRAVARRAGITAPSIYPHFPDLPALMRALVHEAFGELTGRLRAAVAPVADDEPEEDPEEDPDDDPGNDPDVALDAAEGAEDRLYAACLAYLDYAAARPERYRAMYGEPPGHPGCGGSGADRRAPRGAEALNILAGALADCVNAGRSASTDPAADASALWLGLHGLAHQRANSRISPLPATRVRPFVAALSHLDRPRQAEHLTLRP
- a CDS encoding YciI family protein — its product is MAKYLLLKHYRGAPAAVNDVPMDRWTPEEISDHLRYMDDFADRLRETGEFVDGQALSPEGMFVRYDGEGRPPVTDGPFAETKDLIAGWMVIDVDTRERAVELAGELSAAPGAGGKPIHEWLELRPFYGVSPTITE
- a CDS encoding TetR/AcrR family transcriptional regulator, with amino-acid sequence MKNTGGKNGSVNISGTGHSDAGDGGTGHDGAENSGAENSGSGSGSGTPTRGSRAADTPAPAPKPARARNRRGEGGRLREEIVDAAAELLDEAGDERAITLRSVARRVGIAAPSIYPHFPDQPAIMLAVVRREFVELERGLRAGVEAAGDDPRQRLYAGCTTYLDFARLHPERYRTMFGGLWVPTLGESSVTEEELTSLGAASLGILSDLLAACVAAGQATSTDVAGDAVALWLGLHGLAHQRAVTAAFPWPPDIADRIIRALAHLKD